The genomic window AATCTCCATGCAAAATTAGAACTTTTAAAtgctaagtaaaaattaatttattatctgagttttatttattttatttatgattagaagaaaaataaaaaattactcgaatatcaaattaaaaaaaaaactttcataaaataaattaataataacattaaaagtaatcaaaaataattttttatcgtgttcaaaatattttctatttataaaaaatataataagaaaataaaatccgCTGTAAATACAAAGAAAGTATCACGTTtagattttgaagaaaatttcgttaaaagtatgtatctaaatatttaaaacacaagacattaaaaagttaaagatctagaaaatacacacatacacttaCATGACACTTTTTgaaaccaaaaatattttaaatgcaaaaattgttACAGCGCTTTAGTACtcgcaaaataaaaacaaaatcaaaGACACAATCTTACAAAACAGAAAATCACTGATAAAATTCCTTCTTAAGGCAGGAAAAATTCCTTGAGaatttgtgaatttttccaGATATCTCGTATTATTATAGCTTTAAATCGTCAAATAGGATTGGCGTCCAAGTGCTAACCTGCTTCCTGGTGAATTGTGTCTGCCACCGACTGCGTAGAACATCCCTTTGAGGAACGCACCGCCCAGGCCGGATCTGGGGACAATGAGCTTGGCATGCTGCGTCCACGTCTTGTCGTCGGCGTTGTAGCCCTCCAGGACATCGAGCGAGTGTTTGAAAAAACCCCCGGCGATGTATATTACTCGTCGCGTATTAGGCGTACGCTCCTTCACGACCGGCTTCTTATGTAACGTCAAATCCTTGAAAATCTGCGCCAGATATTCACGACACGCCGGCACTTTCTTCAATACATCGCAGTTCTTCATCTGCTCCCGCAAAAAATTCGGCGTGAGGTACTGGCAACGCACCGCGTGCAGGATGTGCTCCATTTTGGGCCGCCTTGCTTCTTCGTTATACTTGACCCACTTCAGAACAGCATTGTAAACCTCTCTCTCCTCCTGCACGTTCAACTCGTCCTTCCTGATGAGCGTTACCAGTTGAATGGCGGATAGCTGCAGGAACTCCTCCTCCTGACATATCTGGTTGAAGTGCTGAACAATGAATTGATTCGCCTTGTGGTACAAATCATGGCAGCCATGCTGCTCGGCGAAGTTGGCGATTCCAATTGCGTTTGTGGGATCGAGTTGCCTCTCCAGAAAGACACTGCACGCATCTATCACATTGCTGACCTGCATCCAGATACATTATCATATGTTAAATCATATCGACAGATGGATCAAACCTTGTATTATTCACTTGCAGATatatttatcaagataattgACTGAGTTCCACCAAACTTTACATCGTTACAACTGTTGTAAGACTTTAATATAATTGGCTTTTGCCTTTAGTTGCTTGGATCCAAatgtataaatcaattatataaaaaaatctgaaaagcTTTTACTGTGCTAGACACAGCCATTCTTTCCTTTAAGGACGCATTTCTTTCTTCTAAAAATCATTTACTTACTTGGAACATGGTAGCTGCTGACAGCAGTGAACACACGGTAATCTCAGTTACTCTTATTTGACCAGTATACATGAAGTACATTAAGCGAGCCATCGTGCTTGGACAGACCCCTTGGAGCTTCACTCTTGTCATCTCGCACTCCTTCAATCCTCCAGTAAACATTGCCTGGAATTCAAAAACAAATCAACAATCGATTCACCCACCTCCATCCAATTTCGACGGCTTAATCTCCAAGCAAGATAAGCAAATGCGAGTTGGCATTAACGTGCGATGCGTATTCATTTATTCCACACAACTGTCGAGCTTATTAATACCTTAAAATAGGGACTAGCTGCTGCTAAAATAACTTTATGCGCGTGGAAGAGTTCGGAACCGACTTCCAGTATCACGTCAGTCAGCATATGATGGCTGCGCATCATAAACATCATCTTCATAGTCTCCTTCAGGTAGCTGGCCATGCAGAACGTCATGTCGCCGAGGTCACCCCGGTGCCGCTCCGTGTTGAGCATACCCTCCCAATCAGTCTCCTCTCCCGAGGCGGACGGAGCGTCGCCCCGGGACGACTGGGAGCCGCCCCGGGCCTCTTTCTTCCCCTGACAATCTTTCTCTCCATCCATTAAAGTAGAGCTGCAAGGTGAAAGCACGCGGGAATTGCGCCTTTAGATATTTACATACGTTCGCGTCATGGCGCGCTGCGGTCCGTTTCCCTCTTCGCGGAACTCATTAATATCGCGCGAACTCTCGCCATTCCCCGTGGACGTTCCCTTTAGCTCCGTCGTTCCGCGACGCGCGTACCAGAAAAACCCCGAGGGCGAGAGCCGCGTGCAACAATAGCAGAGTAATCGTGTGAGGCGCGCTACGCATGTTGTCGCGGAAACGTCGCACGTGACCGCGTGAAATTTCCAGGAACGAAATACGTCGTGATCACCGTCATTGTCGTCACCGTCGTTGCCGTTGCCGTCGTTGTCATCGTCAGCGGAGAGACTACTCTGTCTTTCttatccgcgcgcgcgcgcgcaagcgaACTACCGCAAACACATGGCACTTACCCGGCCTGCCAGATCGCCAAGGCGACCTAGGTGCGTCGAGGAGTCACACTGGGCTCGAAGGCGAGACAGGAGAACGCGGAGGAGACAGACAGCAAGGCAGCGTGATCATGTTTCACGATCGATCTCGCCGATGATACACGATGACGCAGGCATCCTCCACCTCCGGCTTCGGCCCTGCTCCGATAGATGCGGCGTcaccgagcgagcgagcgtgaGATCGTGCTCTCTcgcccgcgcccgcgcgcgcgctcgtCACGCGTTCGTTTGTGTAGACCGGTTGCGGGCGACGAGTAAAACTTGCGTCGTGATATCACGCGAACGGGCGATTTGCATACGCACGTGTTTCAACCGCCCCGGGCGGACGATCTCACGAGCACGAACTCGCGAACACCGAGTCCGCGTAGATTCAAGAGCGTGGGCGTGGGTGAAACTTTCTCTCAATAGCCGACAACCGCTACTGTCACCGCGGCGTCGTCCGCCGCATCGCCGCCGCCGGCGGCGCGAAGCGCGAGATCGCTTCGTCACGATTTGTACCGTAGATACGCCGGTGTACCTTTGTCCGCGCCGCTGATAGCGGCccggctggctggctggctggctgccTGGCTCGGCTAATAAtccagcgcgcgcgcgcgcgaccctGACGGTGACTCGgtaataaatatcgccgacgaaTCGTCGAGATTCACGGGAGAGCGAGGTCGACGGCGCGGAGAACGGTTGTTGCTTCCTTAGCGACGCGGATCGCGCCGGTTGTTCCTCGGGATGATTTTCAACGAACGCGGTGGAGGCTGGAGGTACGATTCCGCGAAATTAAATGCCCCAATTCGTTTCGCGAAATCGGAGAAGGCGAGACGAGCGCGCGACAAAGCCCCTCCCCCCTCGATCCATAGATACATCTTGATCCCGAGATCTTTCTTACgaatttcatttaaatcttaATTCTTCGTGTCAGCCTCGATTTACGATCTCACACAGACAACATACTTGCACGTGCCTAAATGATATCCTTCAAACGTCTTTTACATATATGTTGCTGTCTGGAAAGTAATCCAGAAGGTGTCGTttaaactgagaaaaaaaattgttgcaattatcataatttcactatgtaatttacaatcatttttggtaccaataatatattcagctgttctaattataaaaataatagctattaattattactacgtaaataatatCTATGGTACaagcaaatgtttaaaaaatagttgcatATTCATTATATAATTGTGATTTGCACTTACtacatagaaatgtttattttatttctatcactcatattttcatattttacaatctatattaagatttaaaattgttataataatcagTTGGGTaagtaaagatatttttttaactaaattatgttaaagttaatgattcataaaattaatttagttacacgAACTCAATTAAAAgctacgttaagattaaattgagttaaaagttaatttcgaaaagcatttttcatgttaaattaaaaattcgtaattttttaaagttagattactcaagataattataatataggtCATCCaacgaatataatattttatttataaattaactttatataaagtaaaaaagaaatattttttttatgaaagaatgtatttttttctttataattttttttacacaaatttttaactcagaaaaaagttaatgaattaaaatttatatgtttaaaaaatgacaaattaaaattaaaaattaaatcgtttaGAGTTGATCAAATTGAGTTAaaggttattaattttttaattttattatttaattaaaccgTTTAACAAGCTACTAACCAACCctgattgtaatttataataaatttttcatagtcgattaaattataattgcaaggtcattatgatatttttatcatatttttacattattgtattattatattattattaatatgataataagaagaataaaaatgttaaccatatagtatataattataatatataattattttactgcaattgtagtcacaaataccaaacaTTGTTTTCTCAATGTACGCTATATAGGATAGTTGTAAAAGACTTTTGCAAGACTAAGTTCGGATCGGCGACATTAATTTGCTGTACAAACTTCAAACTCTTAAACATTTTACGACTCTCTTTACAGATTAAAAAAACgttcgtttctctctttctctctttttctgtggGAACACATCTCGACGGAATATCCTCGTAAATTGCGGCGCAGCGCAATAGCAAATACGACCATTCGTAACGCGAATGTTTCAACCTGAAAGAATTTTCCGCGTCATACGGAGATAAGAGATGCTGGAAACTCCCTTGGATTATAATcgattttataaaaacgacatCGACGACGACATTAGTATATTATTTCGGTCCTCCCATTCCCGCAGGTAAAAAAACGAGGGtggaatcgcgcgcgcgcgcgtcctcGTCCATTCCCGCGAACGGACCAACCGTGAAACAGCAATCGTGACCGTAGATGACTCGAATGACTTGCAAATTCCGCGGTCGGCTTGCCTCGATTTCGCGCGTAATCGAGCGAACGGTACTTTTCtccatcgccgccgccgccgccgcgcgctcACGAGGAGTCAGCTGTTCCGCGTCTCCCGCGAAGACGAAAAGGACTGCGAATTGATTGAGCGTTTGACGGTTCGTTCCGGCAGACTCGACGCGAGATAAACGAACCCGTCCGTCAATCGCGCGGTTCTTCGCAAGCGTTCGCAAAAATGGGGAGACGAGAGGTCGGAGGCGTGAGAAATGGAGCGAGCGCGACGCTACGCGTTTTATTTCAGAGGGACAAATGTAtccactaaaaaaaatattaaaaaaaactcgtCGCGCGCGTGTCCATCATGACCAATGGGGAGAATGAAGGAAAATGACAacctcgcaaaaaaaaaaaaaaaattctcgtaCGGAATTGTCTCCGAGTTAATGTCGGTTCATTCACATTCGGATAGATATCGAAATGAATTTGATACGAAATGTCATCTAAGATCGCCGAGAGACAAAAAGTTGCGCCGACGTGCTCCGGCGACTCTCGGAGTGGCGATTGAATTGAATTCCGATGTGTGCCGCCCTCTTTCCGTCAAAGTCGAAACTCGAAACCTAGAGAACATTACGAGATTACGACGGTTTGTAAAGtctaagaaataattatttagaaaatttcagAAACCTTCTGTGAAATTGTTGAAAAGGCATCCGACAatgattgatttttatatattttacgtcATGATTTaggatattttaaaaactgttttagGATATCCTTGGAACATCGCTTGGAAATCGCTTTTAAACGCGATAATTTCGATCGATAAtgcagtttatattatattatatgcatataatatattaatacaggGTTGTATCGCGTACATTTCAAGATTACGTCTACATGTATTGTTTATAcgaatctttttcttttctttataaataatataactaatgtaaattattacaaattgaataattcaatatagaacaagtaattaaattataaaattataaaattaacatatctttggtgtattaataaaataaaatatatattaaaaataaaaagataaaattttcactatttctattttaatttaaatcttctaTGAACTATTGATTAATGTTTACATAcactaaaaaattatgtttaagtaaatatatttattttaacattatttccttgattaaaaaaaaaaatattttctaaacttaaaaataaattattttgtatacaaaaaagaatgttcttttttgagaacatctttattttcaaaatgttagctattgaattgaaattatataatgttaaacgTAATTGGcttacgtaaagaaattttgcagttttattttaaaaatgcattatttaatcattttcatGAGTTaagagaaacaaataaaaactagaaaataacaatatcttcaaaAATAACTTCTacccgaggggaaattcacagccggcattggtgtacaaaatttcggcagtggactgccgaaaaaagtaagcagtgacctataatattgacggcattgtcgtcagtggttggggagtggtgagctcacttcagagtcggtttttcgatcatggggttgagcacaaaaatttttgaatacttcgggaaagctttagaattcttgtgcaggcattggcgtatgataatgggcacgcggtagtgttcataattgcatggcattgccttaattttaatataggattgacggcattgtaggcattgactaacaataagcattgtcggcagtgtacaaaaatgtcggcagtgttttacagcaatgccaaaaatcggcattggtgtacaaaattttgggttgtgaattccccctcggatCTACCCTTTGTGTAACgatatactttttatgtattGATATTCCTtctggaattaaaaatacaataaatccGTCATCGTTTAAAGTGCGGAAACACAGCGTGCATTTCGTTCAGAAGTTCGAATGCGAGTTGAAGGATGCGTCCGCGAAGTGCATAAACGTCAGTTCCGATTTCGGAAAGATAACGAGGAACGTACTCCTGCCGGTTCTTAATCAAGATGAGAgtgatattttgtatataatatcaatgtacatataatttaagtttatgaAGAACTTATTATCATCGACTTCTTATCAGTGTATGCTATTAGTCGAAAAAACAGCATTATAATTACATAGCGTATATATCTCTCGTTGCACACTCGattagagataaaaaaagagattttcttACGAGATAAGAAAACTCGGGTATTATTAAAATCAGAGGAAATCAGGAAAGTCGACATAAAAGCACGTTCTCATCTTCCGCAATCTGCAACGCATCTCAACACGTTCGATTCGTTATATAAAACGAAAACAAAACGAGGATGAGAGAGGATGAGGTGcgtgtacacatatatacatattatgtatatattataactaCACTTtgagataatatatttatttcttattaatatggAGTTTTCATCAACAATAACAGTGTAGCAGTAGGCGTAACAAGAGAGACGAGGTAGGTTACGAGGAACCTATCCTAATGTCGTACGCCAACAAGTCACCGCAGTTGGAAGGGATCTTCGTGGCGTCTATTCCTTCGTTCGTCACATTTGTTTGTGCTACGACGCCGAGCTATCGGTCGTTAATCACCGCGGGCAGAGAGAGAGCGTGATCCGGACCGTCTCTCCGTCACGTGTAAAATCTTTGGCGCATTCATTTTTAATCCTCGAGCAATTCGTTATCGCAGAAGAACGCAGTCTTATCGTGTATTTCAAGTGTATTTCCGTAACATTAACACGACGGATAAGAATTGGAACTCTTTCGTTTTCCGccgttttctttctct from Solenopsis invicta isolate M01_SB chromosome 2, UNIL_Sinv_3.0, whole genome shotgun sequence includes these protein-coding regions:
- the LOC105197418 gene encoding kelch-like ECH-associated protein 1B, with amino-acid sequence MDGEKDCQGKKEARGGSQSSRGDAPSASGEETDWEGMLNTERHRGDLGDMTFCMASYLKETMKMMFMMRSHHMLTDVILEVGSELFHAHKVILAAASPYFKAMFTGGLKECEMTRVKLQGVCPSTMARLMYFMYTGQIRVTEITVCSLLSAATMFQVSNVIDACSVFLERQLDPTNAIGIANFAEQHGCHDLYHKANQFIVQHFNQICQEEEFLQLSAIQLVTLIRKDELNVQEEREVYNAVLKWVKYNEEARRPKMEHILHAVRCQYLTPNFLREQMKNCDVLKKVPACREYLAQIFKDLTLHKKPVVKERTPNTRRVIYIAGGFFKHSLDVLEGYNADDKTWTQHAKLIVPRSGLGGAFLKGMFYAVGGRHNSPGSRYDSDWVDRYNPMTDQWRPCSPMSVPRNRVGVAVMDGLLYAVGGSAGVEYHNSVECYDPDQDTWTSVKPMHIKRLGVGVAVVNRLLYAIGGFDGKDRLSSVECYHPENDEWTMVSPMKCSRSGAGVASLSQYIYVIGGYDGKSQLNSVERYDTERDVWENVSSVTIARSALSVTILDGKLYAMGGYDGTTFLNIVEIYDPALDQWIQGVPMTSGRSGHASAVSYYQCPIHCDHLDYNISLEKPPS